Proteins encoded together in one Coffea arabica cultivar ET-39 chromosome 2c, Coffea Arabica ET-39 HiFi, whole genome shotgun sequence window:
- the LOC140035041 gene encoding auxin-repressed 12.5 kDa protein-like yields the protein MVLIDKLWDDVIAGPQPERGLGKLRKLPTQPLNVKTDGGAGEASSSKYQRSMSMPPSPATPATPGTPTTPSPTAARKENVWRSVFHPGSNIATKGLGSDLFDKPQSNSPTVYDWLYSGETRSKHR from the exons ATGGTTCTGATAGACAAGCTGTGGGATGATGTTATAGCCGGACCTCAACCTGAACGTGGCCTGGGAAAGCTAAGGAAGCTCCCCACCCAGCCCTTGAACGTCAAAACCG ATGGGGGGGCAGGTGAAGCTAGCAGCAGCAAGTATCAGAGGTCCATGTCTATGCCACCCAGCCCTGCAACCCCGGCAACTCCGGGAACACCAACCACTCCGTCGCCGACGGCAGCCCGCAAAGAGAATGTGTGGAGGAGTGTTTTTCACCCGGGGAGTAACATTGCAACCAAGGGGCTTGGATCAGATCTGTTTGACAAGCCTCAGTCTAACTCTCCCACTGTCTATGACTG GCTCTACAGCGGGGAGACTAGGAGCAAACATCGCTGA